The genomic region TATACACATTAAATATTATCAAGAAATTAAGATATATGATAAAATTTATTACGACCTATTGTCTATTAACTTGAAAATAATTTAACTTTTTCTAAAATAAAGAAAATGAGCGTTTTAAGAATGGATGAAGAAGAAACCATAGAAGCGTATGCAGTCACAGACTCAAACATTGTCAACAGACTTACTTCATTTTTAGGAATACCATTTATTATTGTATTCGGATGGCTGAATAACAAATATGTAAGCGTTTTTTCAGTGGAACATAACGACCACAGGCTTGTTGTTCTATATTCAGGAATCTGCCCGGTTATAAAAAATGACAGACTTCGAATTACAGGCAAAATGAGTCATGGAGGGAAAATCGGAGTATATGGCATGATAATGACGGCCTATAATATCGAAAATCTGGACACCGGAGACATATACGAAAAAATATGAACCTTATAGGTAAATTAATGTAGAAAAATCCTGCTTTAAATTTCAGAACAACTTTACCTTCTTCCCAATTCCCAGCTCCAGAGCTTTTGTATATACCATATTAGCAGTCACAAGATCCTGTACTGCAAGCCCGGTGGAATCAAATATTGTAATATTATCGTCAGACAGGCGACCTTTTTTAACACCTGCGACAATTTCTCCAAGTTCTGCATGGATGTCTGATTCTGAGATTACTCCCTGCGACAGTGGCACATTCACCTCTCCGGAATGTGATGCCTGTACGATATCATCTACAATTATCCTTGCCTTTTTCATGATAGAGGACTCCAGTTCCTGTTTACCCACAGCATCAGCACCGATGGCATTAATATGTGTGCCTTCATGTATCCATTCAGCTTTTACAACCGGCTCTCTTACAGGTGTTGTTGTAACAAGGACATCGCAGTCACATACATCCTTAATACTCTGCTTTCGCTTAAAGTCGCAGCTGACTACTTTTTTCATATCCTTTTCAAAGGAATCACAATGACCAGTATTTCTGCATGTAATCTTAACTTCCTCGATATCCATTACTTCTGACAATGCAAGCAATTGAGTTCGTGCCTGACCTCCTGTGCCAACCATTCCAACCACATGGGAATCTTTACGTGCAAGATACTTTGCAGCAACTCCGCCTGCAGCACCTGTCCTCATGTCAGTTACATGCGTTCCATCCATTATAGCAAGAGGAGCACCGGTTTCTGTGGAATTGAGGACTATGACGGCCATCACAGTTGGAAGTCCTTTTTCACGGTTATCAGGGTGCACATTGACTATTTTTACACCTGCAATATCCTTTTCTTCCATAAACGATGGCATGGTACGCAGGTCTCCATTGTGATTTTCAAAATAGAGATAGGACTTTGGAGGCATCTGTACCTTTTTAAGTCCATGTTCCCTGAAACCATTTTCCACAGCAGACAGGGTAAGAGGCATATCTATTACATTTTTAACATCAGACTGATCAAGCCACAGAACATCCATTTCTACAACACTCCTTCTATCCAAAATATATGAAATATGTTGGTACGATAGAATAAAATACTGTTCATCCTAATTTTAGTGAATATATATTATATATTATAAGAAATGTAATATAATACGTGATGGAAAAGAATCCAAATGACATTTCAAGGAAAGACATTTCAGAACTTGTGAGTAAAGGAGAAAAACTACTGGAACTGCTGGAAGAAATGCCTGCGAATAACGAGCATGAATACCAGAAAAACCGGAATATTTTCACTTCTGAATATGTAAAATGGTACGCAAAATGTCTTCCACTCATTCGGAGTATGGTACCTGACAAAGCTACCAGATTTGAAAGCCTGTATCACACTAACAAACGTACGGGAATGAACGAATACACATACACTGTACAGGATTATATTCATGGCATCTATTTTAAGGACAGGCCAAAAAGCTATACCGATTCAATTATCACTAAAAGGTTGAAAGAACAGATGTCTATTTTGGAGACATCTGTGGCAAGAAGCAGCGATTTTACATTTGAAATGGAAAGTTTTGTCAAAATAAACCCTATAAATAGAGTGGATTCCTCTTCTATTGTAAAACGAAATAAGTTAATAGACATCGATTTTTTCGATGAGCATTACAATTCCATACGCACGGAAATAAATAGCTGTTTTAAACAGGGTTTTTACATGGCAAGTCTTGAACTATCAAAAAGACTCATAAACAGCCTCCTTGTAGATCTTATAAGAAGCAATTTTCCCCTTGCCGGAGAAGGACACAGATCCCTTTATTATGATTATCTGAAAGAGGACTTCAGGGATACAAATGAATTGATAAAAGCACTTTCTGATAAAAAACAGGATTTCAATATAAACCCTGAAGCTATTGACTATTTGATAGAACTTGTCGCTCCGATGGAACCAAAGAAAAAACCCGAATCTCATAGTTTCGGAGCTAGCCCTAAAAGAGAAAATATTCAGGCTCTTAAAATTGAGGAAACTATGGAACTTATAATCGAAATTATTGATTTTATCAAGAAATAATTCATCCATTTTATTCCAGGAATAGTTATGACAGAGGATAACTTATCGTTAATGGAACTTGAAAATGAGAATCTCGAACTTAAAAAGCGAATTAAAGAGCTGGAACTCTCTTTTGATTCTTTTAAAAAAGACAAAGAAGATGAATTAATCAGGAAAAATGTGCTTCTTGAAGGCTTGCTTAACTCTGTACCTGAGTATGTATACCTGAAAGATGAAAACGGGAAATATATTCTTTGTAATTCAGGAGCTGCAAAATTCTTTGGAAAAACCATTGAAGAGATTATTGGAAAAACAGATTATGATATTGCCAGTAAGAAAGAAGCTGACGTATTCAGGGAAAATGATGAAAAAGTAATCAATAGCAGGAAACAAAACAGAAATGAAGAATGGATAGCTTTTACTGATGGAACAAAAAAACTCTTTGAAACTTACAAAGCCCCTTTGTATACAGATAAAGGTGACTTTATAGGCATCATGGGAATCAGCAGGGACATTACCCTGCAAAGAAAAGAAGATGATGAACTTACCAGAGCGCATGAACAGCTTCTTTCAGTAATGGAAGCGTTTGACGACCCTGCATATGTTGCTGACCCTGTTTCATACGAACTTCTTTTTGCCAACAGGGCAATCAAAAATCAAATGGGAAAAGATATAGTAGGTAAAAAATGCTATAATATACTCCAGAACTCCGATTCTCCATGCTCTTTTTGCACAAACACCCTGATATTTGGCGAGAATATTGGAAAAACCCACATATGGGAAACACAAAATATTAAAACCAAACGCTGGTACCGTTGTATTGATAAAGCAATTGAATGGCCCGACGGACGTATGGTACGATTTGAAGTTGCTGTTGACATACATAAAGAAAAGATTGCACAAGAAGCACTTCAGGAAAGTGAGGAAAAGTACAGAACATACATCAATACTTCACCAAATCCTATTTTTGTTCTTGACTTTAAAGGAAACTTTATAGATGTGAATCCGGCAGCCTGTGAAGTAACAGGCTATTCCGGAGAAGAATTGCTTAACATGAACTATTATAATATGTTCTCTGAAGAGCAAAGAATTCAACGTGAAAATAATTTCAAAAATCTTCAACTTAAAGGAAAGATGTCAGGTGAATACCCATACGTGAATAAGAATGGAGTTGAGTTTTACCTTTCAATAGAAGTTGTAAAAATACCTGATAATCGATTTCTTGCAATGTGCACTGATGTAACAGAAAGGAAAAAAACAGAAGAAGAAATACTTCAGGCAAAGATTAATGCGGAAGCTTCAAACAGGACTAAGACCGAGTTCCTTGCCAATATGAGTCATGAGTTGCGTACGCCGCTAAATTCTGTGATTGGATTTGCAGACATGATGAGAAGTCAGGTGGCAGGAGATATTAACGAAAAGCAGGCAGGATATCTGTCAAACATTTCCCAGAGTGGAAAACACCTGCTTAACATCATAAACGAGATTCTGGATATTTCAAAGATAGAATCCGGGAAAATGAAACTATATAAAGAAGATGTATTGCTTGTAGAAACCTATGCAGAAATCATCGCCACGCTTCAGCATATTGCAAGCAGAAAAGAAATAAAACTTGATGTTTCACCCTGGCCTGAAAATGAATACGCATATGCTGACAGGGCAAAACTAAAACAGATACTCTATAACCTTGTAGGCAATGCTATCAAATTCACCAATGAAGGAGGGTCGGTGATAATAGGAACAAGAAATGATGGGAAATTTATCCACATATCTGTTTCAGACACTGGAATTGGAATTGCACCTGATGGGTTAGAGAGATTGTTCAAACCATTTACACAGCTTGAATCCTTTGAATCTAGAACCTATGAAGGAACAGGACTTGGCCTTGCACTTTCAAAAGAACTTGTAGAGCTACACGGCGGAAAGATTACTGCTGAAAGTGAACCTGGCAAAGGAAGCACTTTTATTTTTACATTGCCATCTGCAAAAACAGCGGATTAATCATAAATATTTATAAACTTTTTTAAGCTCTTTGAAGCTTACATTAAGTTCAAACTGATTCGAAGTTTAAGTAAATGTTTTATCTGTTTAGATTCATTAGACTTATGGGGGCGTGAGGAGTCTATGAAAAATAACAACACATTTGTAGGTATATTAGTACTGTTAACAATCATACTGGTTACTATTGCCACTTTTACACTGGGATGTGCCGAACCACCGGAAATCCCTGACAATGAGTCAGTTCTTACTGAAGAAAACAGCAGTGAGTACATTTACGGGGATGCAACCGTAGAAAACATACAGATATTGATACTTGAATCATTTCCTGTCCAGGTGCATGTGACTGCAACAGGATACCTGCCTGATGGATGCACATCCATAAATGAGAAAACAGTCTCATATGATGAAGAAACAAAGAGTTTTACAGTTGAAATAACAACCATAAGACCGGCAGATGAAATGTGCACTGAAGCACTTGTTCCATTTGAAGAAACAATTGCTCTTGAGGTGTACGGTCTGGAAAAGGGTACCTATACAGTGGATGTAAATGGAATTACCGATGAATTCGAACTTCAGATGGATAATATTCCACAGGAATGAGTACTTCAGCTCATTCCTTTTCTGCCTTTGATGAAAGATTTTCCACATTCCTGATGCAAGAAAGAAGATCCTGCTTTTTGAATATTCCTTTCTGCATTATAAAAGACACATTCTTATCAAGTTCGTCTTTCTCATGAACATCAAGATCCTTTGCAGTACAGACTATTATAGGAATATCAATGGTACTTGGATGCTTCTTTAATTCTTTGATAACATCAAAACCATCTATTACCGGCATCATGAGATCAAGTATAATAACATCAGGAGAGGATTTAAGCGCCTTTTCAATACCTTCTTTGCCGCTTGAAGCCACAATCACGTTGTAGCCTTCCGTTGAAAGCATGGAATCCATGAGTTCCAGCACAGAAGGTTCATCGTCTATGGCAAGTACATTCACCTTTTCAAATGACTTAAGTGTCTTTAGTCTGTCAAGTGATGAAAGAAGTCCTTCCCTGTCAATTGGTTTTACGAAATAATCAAAGGCTCCCCATATCACACCCAGATCCCTTTCATCCACTATGGAAACAATAACGACTGGAATATCCTCGGTTCCTTTTTCTTTTTTAAGATTCCTGAGAACATCCCATCCATCCATTTCAGGCATCATTATATCAAGGGTG from Methanolobus tindarius DSM 2278 harbors:
- the ala gene encoding alanine dehydrogenase; translation: MDVLWLDQSDVKNVIDMPLTLSAVENGFREHGLKKVQMPPKSYLYFENHNGDLRTMPSFMEEKDIAGVKIVNVHPDNREKGLPTVMAVIVLNSTETGAPLAIMDGTHVTDMRTGAAGGVAAKYLARKDSHVVGMVGTGGQARTQLLALSEVMDIEEVKITCRNTGHCDSFEKDMKKVVSCDFKRKQSIKDVCDCDVLVTTTPVREPVVKAEWIHEGTHINAIGADAVGKQELESSIMKKARIIVDDIVQASHSGEVNVPLSQGVISESDIHAELGEIVAGVKKGRLSDDNITIFDSTGLAVQDLVTANMVYTKALELGIGKKVKLF
- a CDS encoding PAS domain S-box protein; translation: MTEDNLSLMELENENLELKKRIKELELSFDSFKKDKEDELIRKNVLLEGLLNSVPEYVYLKDENGKYILCNSGAAKFFGKTIEEIIGKTDYDIASKKEADVFRENDEKVINSRKQNRNEEWIAFTDGTKKLFETYKAPLYTDKGDFIGIMGISRDITLQRKEDDELTRAHEQLLSVMEAFDDPAYVADPVSYELLFANRAIKNQMGKDIVGKKCYNILQNSDSPCSFCTNTLIFGENIGKTHIWETQNIKTKRWYRCIDKAIEWPDGRMVRFEVAVDIHKEKIAQEALQESEEKYRTYINTSPNPIFVLDFKGNFIDVNPAACEVTGYSGEELLNMNYYNMFSEEQRIQRENNFKNLQLKGKMSGEYPYVNKNGVEFYLSIEVVKIPDNRFLAMCTDVTERKKTEEEILQAKINAEASNRTKTEFLANMSHELRTPLNSVIGFADMMRSQVAGDINEKQAGYLSNISQSGKHLLNIINEILDISKIESGKMKLYKEDVLLVETYAEIIATLQHIASRKEIKLDVSPWPENEYAYADRAKLKQILYNLVGNAIKFTNEGGSVIIGTRNDGKFIHISVSDTGIGIAPDGLERLFKPFTQLESFESRTYEGTGLGLALSKELVELHGGKITAESEPGKGSTFIFTLPSAKTAD